The genomic segment ttcgccttttcccGTGCACTTGCCTCTTCAcctgtcgctgcttcctcgctctcctcgctctcctctttcttttccgccgcctccctttcctctctctcgacgcgGCCATCCTTAtctcgctcctcgccttcttccgtcggttgctcttctctcaactcttcgctttctgaACAACGGACATCTCCCGAGAGGAACAATGTCGTAGACTCTCAACTTcactctccttctctctcgagtcttcCTCGATCGTCCTCTTTCcatccttcctctctttctcctcgttctcctctttctcctctttcttctctttcttctcgcggctcCTCTGCTGGAGAGCCTTTGTGTGCGggtccttcgtctcccgcctTGCAGTCGGAGTCACTCGCTGCGCCGCCAGATCCGCGCTCAGGTGTACGTCCGCCGCAGGAGCGGACTCGCCTGCAGCATCGAGGCGCTGCGGACCGCATGCAGAACTTGCCGgcgccgtgcatgcagttgcggCGGAAAGCGGACGCCTGGTCGCTGCTCGACTGGCGCGGCCTGTGCGTGGACGAGAGGGGAGAGTTGGAGATTCGCACATTTTGTCCAATTGCCAGCATCCGCGAAGAAGACCGCCTGATGACGCGGCCCTTCTCTGCGCTCGTGAGACAAAGGCGGAGAGAACAGGCCGAGAAGGCCGCGAGCCGCGGATACACCTGAGCTGCATGGATATTGAGACTCAGGATGGCACTCAAACTGCATGCCGTTCGCAACGGTCACAGACCGAGAGAATGAACAACGGCCCGACCGTCTTGTCAATTTCTCAATttgtgttttctccctcctcgaATGTTTCTTTACTTCGCTCCTCTATGTGTGTCTATCTCTGTCTCACTTTCTCTCGATTTCTGTGTTTTGTCCCTCCTTTACTTCTCTTTGTATCTGAATTCCACTTCtgcccttttctctttctgtcctctctgtttccgtgAAGAGAACTCATATAGTGGAAATGTCTTTAGCGAAGCACTGGACGCTCCGCGCGGGGGATTGTTTCGAGACGGAAAAGGGACTCTGCACCTCAACATCCTCTGGGGTGAATGGGAactcgttgcatgcatgcgccgttTGGCCAACAGAGAGTCCGAGACGAGTCTTTCCGCCTTTCGAGAGACCTCGCTTTCAACAACGCGGCTCGCGTTTCGTGGCGAGAGCTCTCAGACTCGCGATGTCTTCCTCACGATTCCAAgccgttgcatgcatcgccagatcacctgcatgcatgagCCGACCTCCTGCATACACGAGATCGCGACCTTCACAGCTGGGTTGTCGACGCTTCCGAAACTGTAAATTGTGTTATTTTTCTGTGGGAAAAAAGCAAGGAGGCTTGTGGGTGTCGCGTTGCCGGACCTTCGGGGCCTTGCGCGAAACGAAGCGGAGAGCGGCAGGTGCcgccttgcatgcgtttcgtaCACGAGCCGAGCCTCGGAGGTTTCGGAGTTGCAGCGGACGCCATCTGAAGAGCCGACTGGCCTGGCAGGCGCGTTGTGACTCGGCAACTCACGAGGGAAGGCCGCTTCGAGctcctcgcgcatgcagagccgtCGGAACTGGCACCCGTGTGGATGCCATCAGCCTTTCACGAAAGTGAGGGTCGCCTCTTCCGCTGTGTTCTCGGCGCGACTCTTTGTGTTTGATTTGTTGACATAGTCGCTGTGTATCATCTTCCGCCGAGAGCAGCGTACAAGCAGCCTTATCGCGAACCTGTCGGCAGGGAAAGCCGAGGCCACCGCTGTGACCGCACCCATGGTCGCTCTCTCTACTTGCCTTTCGAGAGCTTCGCTGTCCCTACACAGCCTCGCGGGGCTTGTCCTCGCTCTCGAGCCTTCGACGCCCACTCTTCCCGTCTAGGCAATTCTGGACGGAGGCCTGTACAGCTCCTCTTTGCTTGTTCATGCAGAAGTGAACAACTTGTTTGCCCTCGCGACttcagtctctgcatgcggcgctTCAGGAATTCGGGAGTCCCTGCCTGCAGCGTTTTGCGGTTTCTGTGCCACCGGTCTTGAGTCCGTCGTTGGGCGCGGAAGtcctcgcgcatgcacagtcGCGCTGCACTCGTTTCTGCGTGGAGCAAGTTTGCGCGACAGCtatttttcttctctcgcaccAGTCACACACCAAGCCGTCCACCGTTTTAGCTGCTCTCCCGAAATGCTCTCGGAGACGCCACAGCACTGCGGCTTTGGAGCGCGTCGCTTTGCATTTTTTCGCTCCACCGAaatctcttttttccagatTCAAGTCTGCCTGCTGACCCTCCGCCTGTACAGTGGGCGCGCTTGCATGCGATCGGTGCCTCTCCCGAACTGCAAGGTTCCTCCTTCCCCCGTCCATCTCTCGGAGGACGAAGAATGATTTTTGTTCGTCCTTGTCTTGTTGGTTTTCGTCAAGCTTTCCGAACGCGTTGTCAGAATCTGTTTTGAAAGATCCGGATGTTCAGTTGAAAAAAACGACTGTGCTGGCAATCCTGTCTTAAAAACGCAAACGCACATCGCCTATAAACGTAAACGCAGCTTCTACCCCAAAATACGAGTTTACCACTTTAGAaccatacatgcatgcatatatgtatatatatatgtatatatacatatatacatatatatatatacatatatatatagatatacactTAAACACATTTCTGTGTATACAGAGGCAGCATGCAAGCAGAAACCCATTTCgatgtatatatgcagatatcTACATTTATAAAATTTATTTATATGGcgatatatacgtatacaaaCAGTACACAGAAGATACCGAAGTATGCTAACGGATACAAAACACACAACCGGTAACCAGTTTCTCTACACACCTATCTAGGATCTACGTGCATCtgattatatatatatatatatatatatatatatatatatatgtatgtagtacccacatgtatatatatatatatatatatatgtgcggTCCGGGATGAGTGAACGTGGAGCAAGTCGGCATTCCCCTCTGGACGGAGGAAGTTTGTAAGGAGCCAGAGATACACAGGTAGATGCATTACAAATTCTTTTGTTATACGTCAGTGTGTACAGGCACTTACTGCCATATACATGCGTAGACAGCTTTGTCTATGCATAGCGATTTTCATAACGTCGAAACCGTCGTTTAGATTTACTTCTGCATTAGTGATTCTGTGAACCTGCATAGGCGCATTCGTGTATGATCATGTATAGATGactatatatgtgtacatgcatTTGTAGATTTGTAGAGATCCAGAGATATCTTGCCAGGTAGCATTGGGAGTGCACAATGTGAGACGCCAAGCCAGTTTCATTGTGACTTTGTGTCTGTCAAGAATTGCCTCTTCAGTTTGCAGCGAACGAAATGGCGGGAAAAAAGAGGCGGCTGGAGAGATTGTGCGGcccgcgtctgcatgcgaagtGAAACATGAGGTGGAGGTTCTGTCCATCGCAGGTCAACGAAGAGTTTCTCTGTTCTGGGTCGTTTTTGATTTACGAAAGTCTTAAATCTATTCCACTCTCGAAGGCTGCAAAGCTGCCTGTCCAATTTCCTCTAAAAGcggaaagagacgaacagcgaaaacgagagaggagactcggGAGCGTCAACAccacgaagagagagcagaggaaggatagaccgagaagctgaagggaacatgaggagacagaggaagagtgaagaagagagagaaagtaAACAAGCGGTagaaaaacgacagaggACAGGAAGGAGGACAGAGGGACAAACacagcgaggaaaacgaaggggAACTATAAGATAGAAGtaaggagagaagagagcgaggaaagatgCGAGAGAGACCTGCGGTGTTTCTACGGAGGTTTGAGAGACTTGTCTCCGTTTAGCACCTCTTTTTTTAACGGTTCGAACCGTCAACCTTGGCAGTTTTCTGGATTTTGGAAGAGACTCGCTGCGGCAAACAGTCTCgaatgcgtgcatgcgcgcggcGGCCTCGTTGAGAAGAACCGCTGgatgaaaaagagaaagaaataaACTCCGAAAGGAGTGTGGAAGTGATTTATGccacggagaagaaaatgccGAAGAATCGCGTCTGCTCACGAGGCCCTGCTGAaacagctgcatgcatgcatgcacgaatGCACATGCGAGTCGAAGGACGAGTGCACATACGCGGACTCCTCTTCAGAATTAGCGTTCTTTTcaggcgagggagagacggaagctcttctccttttcaaCGCAAAGGAATTCAGAAGGTGTGAGTCTCCAAactcgcctttttttctgcagtcTCGGACACAGGTCGAACAGTTGTTGCCCTCTGCAGAGCCATCCGCGGAAGTCGCTGGGCTGCGCGTCCCCCACTGCACaagggaggggaggaaaaggaactAAACAGAAtagaggacgaagaagagaagagaaggagaaagcgagagaagacgagaagacgagaaggataagacgaagaagaacagaggagaagaaaaaaggaacggATAAAccgtgaagagagagaaacgaaaaaatgAAGAGTTCACTTTcgagtgcgttttcttttcttggcACACGGACTGCGTTTGTCCGGCCACAGGTGCAGCGGGAGATTCTGGAAACGACTGCTCTTCACCGTTCTTCCCGCCTGTCcttgtcctcttcttttgtctgctcttcaccttcttcctcttctgcttctcccttgAGATTGCACTGTTCCTCCTTCCATGCGGCCCCCTCCTTGCCACCGCAGCAGGTCGGCCCCAGCAACCTCACTTCCGATCTGAACATGTTTCATCGTTGGGTGGAATCAtccttcctgtcttcctcttcttcttcctcttcctcgtcttcttcctcttcttctccctcttcctcgtcttctcccttttctggagaccagtctgctgcgtctgtccTCTCGGCATGGGGCAAGCGTTTGGCCTGCTCTGCGCCTGAggacttttctctcct from the Toxoplasma gondii ME49 chromosome IX, whole genome shotgun sequence genome contains:
- a CDS encoding hypothetical protein (encoded by transcript TGME49_305635~Signal peptide predicted by SignalP 2.0 HMM (probability 0.731) with cleavage site probability 0.311 at residue 17), which codes for MKSSLSSAFSFLGTRTAFVRPQVQREILETTALHRSSRLSLSSSFVCSSPSSSSASPLRLHCSSFHAAPSLPPQQVGPSNLTSDLNMFHRWVESSFLSSSSSSSSSSSSSSSPSSSSSPFSGDQSAASVLSAWGKRLACSAPEDFSLLVNYLHACRGLECLLERYGVGASQQQPPANDGDEQPALTAAARAVGLALPHQVHATDN